In a genomic window of Helianthus annuus cultivar XRQ/B chromosome 10, HanXRQr2.0-SUNRISE, whole genome shotgun sequence:
- the LOC110884138 gene encoding adenylate isopentenyltransferase 3, chloroplastic, which yields MKMSMMLSPHTQPSLLQIPTGRSNLSVVNCRPQKDKVVVVLGATGAGKSRLSLDLAARYPAEIINSDKIQVYEGLNIATNKITQEECAGVPHHLFGIVDPEADFTAGDFVTKASQTMKSIVGRGKLPIIAGGSNSFIEALIDDQNHEFRTCYDVCFLWVDVAMHVLHGFVSDRVDRMVADGMVEEVRKLYNPNADYTKGIRRAIGVPEFDLYFRAEYSSSVDDKTRARLLEEAIEETKINSCMLACRQLEKIERLRKVKGWKLHRLDATPAFQKRGAEADEPWTKMVATPGSVIVNQFLFNIGHSQSFVKVVDDGRRTPKRVVDDGRRTTIRAAEMVAVV from the coding sequence ATGAAGATGAGCATGATGTTGAGCCCACATACTCAACCATCTTTACTTCAAATACCCACTGGCCGGAGCAATTTATCAGTCGTCAACTGCCGTCCACAGAAGGATAAAGTAGTGGTGGTTTTGGGTGCCACCGGTGCCGGAAAATCAAGACTCTCATTGGACCTAGCCGCACGATACCCCGCCGAGATTATAAATTCTGATAAGATTCAGGTATATGAAGGTTTAAACATAGCTACAAATAAAATCACCCAAGAAGAATGCGCGGGTGTCCCGCACCACTTGTTCGGAATAGTTGATCCTGAGGCGGATTTTACTGCGGGTGATTTCGTTACCAAAGCGTCGCAAACAATGAAGTCGATTGTAGGAAGAGGTAAGCTTCCGATCATAGCTGGTGGATCGAATTCTTTTATCGAAGCATTGATTGATGATCAAAACCATGAGTTTCGAACATGTTACGACGTGTGTTTCTTGTGGGTTGACGTAGCCATGCATGTGCTGCATGGTTTTGTTTCCGATAGGGTTGATCGGATGGTGGCTGATGGAATGGTGGAAGAAGTTAGAAAGTTGTATAATCCTAATGCGGATTATACGAAAGGAATTCGACGAGCTATTGGAGTGCCAGAATTTGATTTGTATTTTCGGGCTGAATATTCATCTTCGGTGGATGATAAAACTCGCGCTAGGTTATTAGAAGAAGCGATCGAGGAAACGAAAATAAATTCTTGTATGCTCGCTTGCCGGCAACTTGAGAAAATTGAGCGGCTAAGAAAGGTTAAAGGGTGGAAACTTCATCGGCTTGATGCTACCCCCGCTTTCCAAAAAAGGGGTGCAGAAGCCGATGAGCCATGGACGAAGATGGTCGCTACACCGGGGTCGGTGATTGTGAATCAGTTCTTGTTTAATATTGGTCATTCCCAGAGCTTTGTTAAAGTCGTAGACGATGGTCGGAGGACGCCTAAAAGAGTTGTTGATGATGGCCGGAGAACGACTATAAGAGCCGCAGAGATGGTCGCCGTAGTGTAG